Proteins from a single region of Pseudopedobacter saltans DSM 12145:
- a CDS encoding glycoside hydrolase family 127 protein: MKPLIKPFIIFYLFSYTTLFAQSNTTLQTFPLQEVKLLDGIFKNAEQVDLKYILSMDMDKLLAPYLREAGLSEKAKSYGNWENSGLDGHIGGHYLSALSLMYASTKNPDINKRIDYYLSELKRCQDANGDGYLGGVPDGKAMWRDISDGKIDAATFSLNKKWVPLYNIHKVFAGLYDAWVYTGNNTAKDMFIKLCDWATTTFGNLNEQQIQQMLKSEHGGINESFADAYKLTGQQKYMDLALKFSHKAILDPLRNQEDKLTGIHANTQIPKVIGFEKISEIEHKDDWHKAATFFWDNVVYKRTVAIGGNSVREHFHPINNFMPMIEDIEGPETCNTYNMIKLSKALYNQSGETKYIDYIEKALYNHILSSQHPEKGGFVYFTPMRPNHYRVYSQPETSMWCCVGSGLENHAKYGEFIYAHNDKDLFVNLFIPSELDWKEKKIKITQTTNFPEEGNTSIKLTEIKNENFNINIRIPNWASENDISVKINGKQIQPIVEGKYITLNKKWKKGDEINIDLPLSNRIEQMPDGLPYASIFYGPILLAAKTDTIDLKGLFADDSRGGHIAKGKQLPLSTAPQFIVEKKDDILKNLTKQSNNLIFKSANIKYSKNLELVPFYKVHDTRYAVYFKYLNQERYNSEEAKEKQKEAAELASKEKVVDIVYPGQQQPENDHNFKGENTENGIHNDRHWRHSSSWFSYNLKNENLRGKKLAITCFGLDAGRNFDILLNDKYLGTINLKGDKGNNFFDITFDIPQPLNRNNLEIKFVAKKGSIAGGIYEVKLTE; the protein is encoded by the coding sequence ATGAAACCCTTAATTAAACCATTTATCATCTTTTATCTGTTTTCGTACACTACCCTTTTTGCGCAAAGTAATACCACACTACAAACCTTTCCTCTCCAGGAAGTAAAATTACTTGATGGGATTTTCAAGAATGCAGAACAAGTAGATTTGAAATATATACTCAGTATGGATATGGATAAGCTTTTAGCTCCATATCTAAGAGAAGCCGGCTTGTCTGAAAAAGCCAAAAGCTATGGCAATTGGGAAAACAGTGGTTTAGACGGACATATTGGAGGACATTATTTAAGTGCTTTATCTCTTATGTATGCGTCCACTAAAAATCCTGATATTAATAAGCGTATAGACTATTATTTATCGGAATTAAAGCGATGCCAAGATGCAAATGGTGATGGTTACTTAGGAGGTGTCCCTGACGGTAAAGCGATGTGGCGTGATATATCAGATGGAAAAATTGATGCCGCAACTTTCTCACTGAATAAAAAATGGGTTCCGCTCTATAATATACACAAAGTGTTCGCTGGCTTGTACGACGCATGGGTGTACACAGGAAACAACACTGCAAAAGACATGTTCATTAAATTATGCGATTGGGCCACAACAACATTTGGCAATTTAAACGAACAGCAAATTCAACAAATGCTTAAAAGTGAACACGGGGGAATCAATGAATCTTTTGCGGATGCCTATAAATTGACCGGGCAGCAAAAATACATGGATTTGGCTTTAAAATTTTCACATAAAGCGATCCTAGATCCTCTTAGAAATCAAGAAGATAAATTAACCGGCATACATGCAAATACACAAATACCTAAAGTTATTGGGTTCGAAAAAATCTCGGAAATTGAACATAAGGACGATTGGCACAAAGCAGCAACTTTCTTTTGGGATAATGTAGTTTATAAAAGAACTGTCGCCATTGGAGGAAATAGCGTGAGAGAACATTTTCATCCTATAAATAACTTCATGCCTATGATTGAGGATATCGAAGGTCCGGAGACCTGTAATACCTACAATATGATCAAATTAAGTAAAGCGCTTTATAATCAATCTGGCGAGACTAAATATATCGACTATATTGAAAAGGCACTTTATAATCATATTCTCTCTTCTCAACACCCAGAAAAAGGCGGCTTTGTTTATTTCACACCTATGCGACCAAATCATTATAGAGTTTATTCGCAACCCGAAACCAGTATGTGGTGTTGCGTAGGTTCGGGTTTAGAGAATCATGCAAAGTATGGTGAGTTTATCTATGCACATAATGACAAAGATTTGTTTGTTAATCTGTTTATACCTTCTGAGCTGGATTGGAAGGAAAAGAAAATTAAGATTACCCAAACCACCAATTTTCCTGAAGAGGGAAATACTTCTATAAAACTTACTGAAATTAAAAATGAAAATTTCAATATTAATATCAGGATTCCAAATTGGGCCAGTGAAAATGATATTTCCGTTAAGATCAACGGCAAACAAATACAGCCTATTGTCGAAGGAAAATATATCACATTGAATAAAAAATGGAAAAAGGGAGATGAAATAAATATCGATCTGCCACTTTCCAATAGAATAGAACAAATGCCGGACGGTTTACCTTACGCTAGTATTTTTTATGGTCCAATACTTCTGGCTGCAAAAACTGACACAATAGATTTAAAGGGCTTATTTGCTGATGACAGCCGCGGTGGACATATTGCAAAAGGAAAACAACTCCCCTTAAGTACGGCTCCACAGTTTATTGTAGAGAAGAAAGACGATATTTTAAAAAATCTTACAAAACAATCAAATAATCTTATTTTTAAAAGCGCCAATATTAAATATTCGAAAAATCTGGAATTGGTTCCTTTTTACAAAGTACACGATACAAGATATGCCGTGTATTTCAAATATTTAAACCAGGAGCGATACAATTCGGAAGAGGCAAAAGAAAAACAAAAAGAAGCGGCGGAATTAGCTTCAAAAGAAAAGGTAGTAGATATTGTTTATCCGGGCCAGCAACAACCAGAAAATGACCATAATTTCAAAGGAGAAAATACAGAAAACGGAATTCACAATGACCGACATTGGAGACATAGTTCTTCCTGGTTTTCATATAATTTGAAAAATGAAAATTTACGTGGCAAAAAGCTGGCAATTACTTGCTTTGGCTTGGATGCGGGCAGAAACTTTGATATTCTTTTAAATGATAAATATCTGGGGACAATCAATCTAAAGGGAGACAAAGGAAATAATTTCTTTGATATAACATTCGACATTCCCCAACCACTGAATAGAAATAATCTTGAGATAAAATTCGTCGCAAAAAAAGGTTCTATCGCTGGTGGCATCTACGAAGTAAAGCTCACGGAATAA
- a CDS encoding NUDIX hydrolase codes for MRKYSKQTRILVAVDCIIFGFDGEKLKILLIKRGFEPEKDKWSVMGGFVQTDESPSQAAARVLKELTGLEDIYMEQTEVFGNVDRDPIERTISVGYYAFIEINKYKTQITDLYHAEWIDIEAIPQLIFDHNEMVNVALNKLRYKAALHPILFELLPNKFTIPQIQTLYEQVYGSELDKRNFSRKLLSTGLLIKLQEKDKLNSKKGAFYYKLNEDSYKDNFEKFLNFIPNPQALLQS; via the coding sequence ATGAGAAAATATTCTAAACAAACCCGCATACTCGTAGCAGTTGATTGCATCATTTTTGGTTTCGATGGAGAAAAGCTAAAAATCCTTTTAATAAAAAGGGGATTCGAGCCTGAAAAAGACAAATGGAGTGTTATGGGGGGATTCGTACAGACAGATGAGAGCCCTTCACAGGCCGCTGCCAGGGTTCTGAAAGAACTTACAGGTTTAGAAGACATTTATATGGAACAAACCGAAGTTTTTGGTAATGTAGATCGTGATCCAATAGAAAGAACCATCAGTGTTGGTTATTACGCCTTTATCGAGATTAATAAATACAAAACTCAAATTACTGATCTTTATCATGCCGAATGGATCGATATTGAAGCTATCCCTCAACTTATTTTTGATCATAATGAGATGGTAAATGTCGCATTGAATAAATTACGATATAAAGCTGCATTACATCCTATTTTATTTGAATTATTACCGAATAAATTTACTATCCCTCAAATACAGACCTTGTACGAACAAGTCTACGGTTCGGAATTGGATAAAAGAAATTTTAGCCGAAAGCTATTATCTACAGGTTTACTAATAAAGTTGCAGGAAAAAGATAAGTTAAACTCGAAAAAAGGCGCTTTTTACTACAAGCTGAATGAGGATAGCTATAAAGATAATTTTGAAAAATTTCTAAATTTTATACCTAATCCGCAAGCTTTACTTCAATCTTAG
- a CDS encoding alpha-N-arabinofuranosidase — MNLKKKLVKSVGMIFIVVINANAQTNNIKLDASKPEITINKHIYGHFAEHLGRCIYDGFYVGEGNKIIPNTNGVRNDIIDALKKLNIPNLRWPGGCFADTYHWMDGVGPKEKRPSMVNTWWGGVTENNSFGTHDFLNMCELLGAEPYLAGNMASGTVKELSDWVQYVNHNGESPMSKLRKENGREKPWSVKFWGVGNEAWGCGGNMTPEYYANEYRKYATFMSSWTNDKGIFRVASGANVADYHWTETLMKNVPKGLLEGVALHHYSFVEWNKKGSATSFSEDQYFRTMQTAWRMEELVTKHSAIMDKYDPQKKVALVVDEWGGWYDVEPGTNPGFLYQQNTMRDAMIAGLTLNVFNNHAERVRMANLAQAVNVLQSVILTKDDKMILTPTYHVLEMYKVHQDAKLIPLTVNSADYTYGEKSIPAVTASASLAGNGVTNISLTNIDASKAQEIVLDITGKSYKNIKGRILTSKKLQDFNSFEKPDVIKPAIFKDAQLKENQLKVKLPPFSVVVLELI; from the coding sequence ATGAATTTAAAAAAGAAACTAGTTAAATCCGTGGGGATGATTTTCATTGTAGTGATCAATGCAAATGCGCAAACCAATAATATCAAATTAGATGCCTCCAAACCAGAAATTACAATTAATAAACACATTTACGGACATTTTGCGGAACATTTAGGCAGGTGTATTTATGATGGATTTTATGTTGGGGAAGGTAATAAAATAATACCTAACACTAACGGCGTTAGAAATGATATTATAGATGCCTTAAAAAAACTGAATATTCCCAATTTGAGATGGCCTGGAGGCTGTTTTGCGGATACTTATCATTGGATGGACGGTGTTGGACCCAAAGAAAAAAGACCTTCTATGGTAAATACCTGGTGGGGCGGTGTTACCGAGAATAACAGTTTCGGTACACATGATTTTTTAAATATGTGTGAACTTTTAGGTGCTGAACCCTATTTGGCTGGAAATATGGCCTCCGGTACGGTAAAAGAGCTTTCGGATTGGGTGCAATATGTAAATCATAACGGCGAAAGCCCAATGTCTAAGCTTCGTAAGGAAAATGGAAGAGAGAAACCCTGGAGCGTTAAATTCTGGGGAGTAGGAAATGAAGCTTGGGGATGTGGTGGTAATATGACACCAGAATATTACGCCAATGAATATAGAAAATATGCAACCTTCATGTCTAGCTGGACAAATGATAAGGGAATTTTTAGAGTTGCTTCGGGAGCGAATGTAGCGGATTATCACTGGACGGAGACTTTAATGAAAAATGTTCCGAAAGGTCTTTTAGAAGGCGTTGCTTTACATCATTATTCTTTTGTAGAATGGAATAAAAAAGGTTCTGCAACCAGTTTTTCCGAAGATCAATACTTTAGAACAATGCAAACCGCCTGGAGAATGGAAGAGTTGGTGACTAAGCACTCAGCGATTATGGATAAATACGATCCACAAAAAAAGGTGGCTTTGGTAGTTGACGAATGGGGAGGATGGTATGATGTAGAGCCAGGGACCAATCCCGGTTTTCTTTACCAACAAAATACTATGAGAGACGCTATGATTGCCGGTCTGACATTAAATGTTTTCAATAACCATGCAGAACGCGTAAGAATGGCCAATCTAGCTCAGGCAGTGAACGTTTTACAATCTGTAATTCTGACCAAAGATGATAAAATGATTTTGACACCAACTTATCATGTTTTGGAAATGTATAAAGTGCATCAGGATGCGAAACTAATTCCTTTAACAGTAAATTCTGCTGATTATACTTACGGAGAAAAAAGTATACCGGCTGTTACCGCATCCGCTTCTTTAGCGGGTAATGGAGTAACTAATATTTCTCTAACGAATATAGATGCTTCAAAAGCTCAGGAAATAGTTTTGGATATTACAGGCAAAAGCTATAAAAATATTAAAGGAAGAATTCTTACATCGAAGAAATTACAAGATTTCAATTCCTTTGAAAAACCGGATGTTATTAAACCGGCTATTTTCAAAGATGCACAATTAAAAGAAAACCAGTTAAAAGTAAAGCTTCCTCCGTTTTCAGTAGTTGTTCTAGAGTTAATTTAA
- a CDS encoding alpha-L-arabinofuranosidase C-terminal domain-containing protein produces the protein MLNKKCMGFILSVLLSGSVMAQTKKFQVNANDIKAQIQQNMWGVFFEDINMGADGGIYAELIKNRSFEFYKPLMGWKREGKAYKEGDILVINRQDAKSNNPRFLRVKANSVAKGDFTLTNEGFRGMGLKKDLAYEFSVFYRQLKSGIQLNLELLDGKGNVIGTGKLIPENADGNWHTQKTTLVSSATELKGRFRIAFEGTGEIDLDMISLFPTDTWKKRPGGLRADMVQRLADLKPGFIRFPGGCIVEGHELSTRYQWKKTVGSVEDRQLIVNRWNTEFAHRLTPDYYQTFGLGFYEYFLMAEDIGANALPILNCGMACQFNTAEVVPMEQLDEYVQDALDLVEFANGPVTSKWGKVRSDMGHPASFNLKYLGVGNENWGPQYVERLKVFQKALKSKYPEVKLVFSSGTDPEGERFQYLDKELRNLKVDIIDEHFYRSPKWFLENAKRYDNYDRKGPKIFAGEYAAHSGKTATPDNINNWLTALAEASFLTGAERNADVVQLASYAPLFAHLDGWQWTPDLIWVDNLHTYGTPNYYIQQLYSLNKGTHAVSITSENEVVAGKDGYYASATIDKKTNEIIVKISNYDANSREIELNISGIKKLNNTGKDIYMVSDIDAVNSIPAPLNVSPKERMVKASGKTVKAKLEPYSFHVFKFKATL, from the coding sequence ATGCTTAATAAAAAGTGTATGGGCTTTATCCTGTCTGTATTGTTGTCAGGGTCGGTGATGGCGCAAACAAAAAAATTTCAGGTAAATGCAAATGATATCAAAGCACAAATACAGCAGAATATGTGGGGTGTATTTTTCGAAGATATCAATATGGGAGCAGATGGTGGAATTTACGCCGAGCTGATTAAAAATCGATCGTTTGAATTCTATAAACCTCTTATGGGATGGAAAAGAGAAGGAAAAGCCTATAAAGAGGGCGATATTTTAGTTATTAACAGGCAAGATGCAAAGAGCAATAATCCAAGATTTCTTAGGGTAAAAGCAAATAGTGTAGCTAAAGGAGATTTCACATTAACCAATGAAGGTTTTAGGGGAATGGGTTTGAAGAAGGATCTTGCTTATGAGTTCTCTGTATTTTACAGGCAATTAAAGTCGGGCATACAATTAAATCTCGAGTTGTTAGATGGTAAAGGCAATGTTATAGGAACCGGAAAACTAATACCGGAAAATGCAGACGGAAACTGGCATACACAAAAAACGACATTAGTTTCCTCAGCCACCGAATTGAAAGGAAGATTCAGAATAGCTTTTGAAGGAACAGGAGAGATAGATCTGGATATGATTTCTCTCTTCCCAACAGATACATGGAAAAAAAGACCGGGAGGTTTGAGAGCGGATATGGTACAGCGTTTAGCAGATTTGAAACCTGGTTTTATCCGTTTTCCGGGAGGGTGTATTGTGGAAGGGCATGAGCTGTCAACAAGGTACCAATGGAAAAAAACAGTAGGCTCGGTGGAAGACAGACAGTTGATCGTAAACCGATGGAATACAGAATTTGCACATAGATTGACGCCAGATTATTATCAAACTTTTGGCCTAGGGTTTTATGAATATTTTTTAATGGCAGAAGATATTGGAGCCAACGCATTACCTATCTTAAATTGTGGAATGGCTTGTCAGTTTAATACGGCAGAAGTAGTTCCAATGGAGCAATTAGATGAATATGTGCAAGATGCACTGGATTTGGTGGAGTTTGCAAATGGTCCGGTTACCAGCAAATGGGGGAAAGTGAGAAGTGACATGGGACATCCCGCTTCTTTCAACTTGAAATATCTTGGAGTAGGTAATGAAAACTGGGGGCCGCAATATGTAGAACGTTTGAAAGTATTCCAAAAAGCATTAAAATCAAAATATCCGGAAGTCAAATTGGTTTTCAGTTCTGGTACGGATCCCGAAGGCGAGCGTTTTCAATATTTAGATAAAGAACTTAGAAATTTAAAAGTAGATATCATAGACGAACATTTTTATCGTAGTCCAAAATGGTTTTTAGAAAATGCGAAACGTTATGATAATTACGATAGAAAAGGCCCTAAAATTTTTGCCGGTGAATATGCAGCGCATAGTGGAAAAACGGCAACGCCAGACAATATAAATAACTGGCTTACAGCTTTAGCCGAAGCCTCTTTCTTAACCGGAGCAGAAAGAAATGCTGATGTAGTGCAACTGGCTTCCTACGCACCTTTGTTCGCACATTTAGACGGTTGGCAATGGACACCGGATTTAATTTGGGTTGATAATTTGCATACTTATGGTACACCAAATTATTATATCCAGCAGTTGTATTCATTAAATAAAGGAACTCATGCAGTATCGATTACCAGTGAAAATGAAGTTGTTGCAGGAAAAGATGGTTACTACGCATCTGCAACTATAGACAAAAAAACGAATGAAATAATCGTGAAAATATCAAACTATGATGCCAATTCAAGAGAAATAGAGTTAAATATTTCGGGAATTAAGAAGCTGAATAATACGGGCAAAGATATTTATATGGTTTCCGATATAGATGCTGTGAACTCTATACCGGCGCCGTTAAATGTAAGTCCTAAGGAGCGAATGGTAAAAGCGTCTGGAAAAACGGTAAAAGCGAAATTGGAACCGTATTCTTTCCATGTTTTTAAGTTCAAGGCAACTTTATAA
- a CDS encoding aldose epimerase family protein, protein MRKVLLGLSTAAVILALASCNNNNKKQSEGNSDSVKVGNTAVSLDKANFEKTVDGKQVNLYTLKNENNASVVITNYGGRVISIVVPNKDGGLTDVALGYDKLESYQVKGEAFFGAIIGRYGNRIGKGKFSLDGKTYQLELNDGSNSLHGGNNGFYAKVWDVEESTDNKLVLSYISADGEAGYPGTLNVKVTYTLEANNSLKIDYEATTDKKTVVNLTNHTYFNLNGEGDSTILDHELMISANAITPVDNTLIPTGELMPVEGTPFDFNKPTRIGDRIETDNEQLKFGKGYDHNWVLHKSKGLQTIANVYSAKTGIQMDVITEEPGLQFYSGNFMTGAEHNGKGGKAYPFRSAFCLETQHFPDSPNHANFPSTVLKPGSTYKTTTVYKFSVRK, encoded by the coding sequence ATGAGAAAAGTATTATTGGGTCTTTCAACAGCAGCGGTGATTTTGGCGCTAGCTTCCTGCAACAATAACAATAAGAAACAGTCGGAAGGAAATTCGGACTCTGTTAAAGTTGGAAATACAGCGGTAAGTCTGGATAAAGCCAATTTTGAGAAAACCGTAGATGGAAAACAAGTTAATTTGTACACATTAAAAAATGAAAACAACGCGTCTGTAGTAATCACCAATTATGGTGGCAGAGTTATTAGTATAGTTGTGCCAAATAAGGACGGAGGTTTAACCGACGTAGCACTTGGCTATGACAAATTAGAAAGTTATCAGGTTAAAGGTGAAGCATTCTTTGGAGCAATTATTGGCAGATATGGAAATAGAATTGGGAAGGGAAAATTCTCTTTGGATGGAAAAACTTATCAATTGGAGCTGAATGACGGATCGAACTCTTTACATGGCGGAAACAATGGTTTTTATGCTAAGGTTTGGGATGTAGAAGAATCTACTGATAATAAATTGGTGTTAAGCTACATTTCTGCAGACGGGGAAGCAGGTTATCCAGGTACGCTTAATGTAAAAGTGACTTATACTTTAGAAGCCAATAATTCTTTGAAAATTGATTACGAAGCGACAACCGATAAAAAAACAGTTGTTAATCTAACTAATCATACTTACTTTAATTTGAATGGAGAAGGTGATTCTACTATCCTTGATCATGAATTAATGATTAGCGCAAATGCAATTACTCCTGTTGATAACACTTTAATCCCAACCGGAGAGCTAATGCCGGTAGAAGGAACTCCATTTGATTTTAATAAGCCAACCCGTATTGGAGATCGTATTGAAACTGATAACGAACAGTTAAAATTTGGAAAGGGCTACGATCATAATTGGGTATTGCATAAATCTAAAGGTTTGCAGACTATAGCCAACGTATATTCTGCAAAAACTGGAATACAAATGGACGTCATTACCGAAGAACCTGGATTACAGTTTTATAGCGGCAATTTCATGACGGGTGCAGAACATAATGGAAAAGGTGGAAAAGCATATCCATTTCGTTCGGCATTTTGCTTAGAAACACAACATTTTCCAGATTCGCCAAATCATGCAAATTTCCCTTCAACAGTTTTAAAACCGGGCTCGACTTATAAAACGACAACAGTTTATAAATTCTCTGTAAGAAAATAA
- a CDS encoding aldose epimerase family protein — protein MKNLNSLRHSFVPLQDKESSQFIVLENSQNTQIGISDFGARITHFLLPTSKEAIDIVLGFDKLEDYLSAREKYHGVTVGPYANRIANGKFSLNNNEYTLAQNNGTNCLHGGIAGFHNRYWDVEEFTKNSVTLSTTTEKGEEGFPGELSVKVKYTLGDDNALTIEYFAETAHDTVINLTNHAYFNLNGAEQNDITAHVIIINSSEYAIVDERCIPTGELQNVENTPFDFRQPKVIAKDIEEKDEQLIIGNGYDHSFQLKSEDNADLIFAAAAEGDISKIRLEVYTTEPAIQFYTGNYLGSGDVGKEKTVYKDRSGFCFETQHHPDSPNRPEFPSTVLKAGDKFYSKTIYKALV, from the coding sequence ATGAAGAATTTAAATAGCCTAAGACATTCTTTTGTTCCATTACAGGATAAAGAATCTTCTCAGTTTATTGTGCTGGAAAACAGTCAAAACACACAGATAGGAATTAGTGATTTTGGTGCCAGAATTACACATTTTTTATTACCTACCAGTAAAGAAGCGATAGATATAGTTCTTGGTTTTGATAAATTAGAGGATTACTTAAGCGCAAGGGAAAAATATCATGGCGTAACCGTGGGACCTTACGCCAATAGAATTGCCAACGGAAAATTCTCTTTAAATAATAATGAATATACACTTGCCCAAAACAATGGAACCAATTGTTTACATGGCGGAATAGCAGGTTTTCACAATCGTTATTGGGATGTGGAGGAATTTACCAAAAATTCCGTTACTTTATCTACAACAACAGAAAAAGGGGAGGAGGGCTTTCCGGGCGAACTTTCTGTAAAAGTGAAATATACTTTAGGTGATGATAATGCGCTAACGATTGAATACTTTGCTGAAACAGCACATGATACGGTTATAAACTTAACAAATCATGCGTATTTTAATTTGAATGGTGCTGAACAAAATGACATTACCGCACATGTTATCATCATAAACTCATCTGAATACGCGATTGTTGATGAAAGATGTATACCTACCGGAGAATTACAAAATGTAGAGAATACACCTTTTGATTTTAGACAGCCAAAAGTAATTGCTAAAGATATAGAAGAAAAAGACGAGCAGCTGATTATTGGAAATGGCTACGATCATTCTTTCCAATTGAAATCGGAAGATAACGCTGATTTAATTTTTGCAGCTGCGGCAGAAGGGGATATCTCGAAAATTCGACTGGAAGTCTATACAACAGAACCCGCTATACAGTTTTATACTGGAAACTACTTAGGAAGTGGAGATGTAGGTAAAGAGAAAACGGTTTATAAGGACAGAAGCGGATTTTGTTTTGAAACCCAGCACCATCCTGATTCGCCAAATCGTCCTGAATTTCCGTCTACAGTTTTAAAAGCCGGAGATAAGTTTTATTCGAAAACTATCTACAAAGCTCTGGTTTAG
- a CDS encoding lipid II:glycine glycyltransferase FemX: MIFLLAFFAGYFRNDMSLTVSKKDLKEVFRTPIIQQTAFWSEVKKQQGFLPTAFDFKTENSFIFDEKSKYTYTHGDLLVLIQYINRTNYIAYVPYGPEIEPHEENQGKFLEELSEILRSYLPKGCILIRYDLAWKSHWAKEEDSFDETGQWLGPPEKKYQEFRLNFNTANWNLRKTNSDILPSNTIFLDLKKDQNELLGSMKPKTRYNINVSFRKGITVKAAGMDKLDVWYALYQETAVRNKITINNIDYFRTVLAARAEDSSSPAEVQLLIAEYNNVPLAAMFLVISGNRGTYLYGASSSSNRNLMATYALQWEAIRIARGRGCIEYDFFGVAPKADISHPLYGLYKFKTGFGGKIHHNLGCWDYPLDQDGYNHLLATEMHSQGYHL; the protein is encoded by the coding sequence ATGATCTTTTTATTGGCTTTCTTTGCCGGTTATTTTAGAAATGACATGAGTTTAACTGTAAGCAAGAAAGATTTAAAAGAAGTTTTCAGAACTCCAATTATTCAACAAACCGCATTTTGGTCTGAGGTAAAAAAGCAACAAGGCTTTCTACCTACCGCTTTTGATTTTAAAACAGAAAACAGCTTTATCTTTGACGAAAAATCTAAATACACTTATACCCATGGCGATTTACTGGTTTTAATACAGTATATCAACCGAACAAATTATATTGCTTATGTTCCTTATGGTCCGGAAATAGAACCGCATGAGGAAAACCAGGGAAAATTTCTAGAAGAACTTTCCGAAATATTACGTTCTTATTTACCCAAAGGCTGTATTCTTATCCGTTACGATTTAGCCTGGAAATCTCATTGGGCAAAAGAAGAGGATTCGTTTGATGAAACCGGACAATGGTTAGGCCCTCCAGAAAAAAAATATCAGGAATTCCGCTTAAACTTCAATACTGCTAACTGGAATTTAAGGAAAACAAATTCTGATATCTTACCTTCCAATACCATATTTCTTGACCTTAAAAAAGATCAGAATGAACTTTTGGGTTCCATGAAGCCAAAGACACGCTACAATATCAACGTGTCTTTTAGAAAAGGAATTACTGTAAAAGCAGCCGGAATGGATAAGTTGGATGTTTGGTATGCACTTTATCAGGAAACTGCAGTTAGAAATAAGATCACGATTAACAATATTGATTATTTTAGAACAGTTTTAGCTGCCCGAGCCGAAGATTCGAGTTCTCCGGCAGAAGTTCAATTGTTGATTGCAGAATATAACAATGTCCCTTTAGCTGCCATGTTTTTGGTAATTTCTGGAAATCGGGGAACTTACCTTTACGGTGCTTCTTCATCAAGCAATAGAAATTTAATGGCCACTTATGCGCTCCAATGGGAAGCGATCAGGATTGCCAGAGGCAGAGGCTGCATAGAATATGACTTTTTTGGTGTTGCGCCTAAAGCGGATATTTCACATCCTTTATATGGATTATATAAGTTTAAAACCGGATTTGGCGGAAAAATACATCACAATCTAGGTTGCTGGGATTATCCTTTAGACCAGGATGGATATAACCATTTACTGGCAACAGAAATGCACAGCCAAGGCTATCATTTGTAA
- a CDS encoding DUF421 domain-containing protein, which produces MEILSDWQRILFNDLPYEFLIEIAFRCFVMFTAALITLRLTGKRGIKQLSVFELVIIISLGSAAGDPMFYEDVGLIPALAVFIFVLLFYRLLTWLSSKSEKFETFVEGKPIYIVEYGQICFNNFKREDLSTEELFMELRNQSVSHLGQVKLAILEPSGILSIYFYKPEEVKTGLCILPREYSNKLENITAAGEYGCTCCGYIVRTEPVSKLMCPNCKTYKWAVTSDEQRSQ; this is translated from the coding sequence TTGGAAATATTAAGTGACTGGCAGCGAATTTTATTCAATGATCTCCCTTACGAGTTTCTAATAGAAATTGCTTTCAGATGCTTCGTGATGTTTACTGCAGCTCTTATCACACTAAGACTGACAGGAAAAAGGGGAATAAAGCAGCTTTCGGTTTTCGAACTCGTTATTATTATTTCTCTGGGCTCGGCGGCTGGCGATCCCATGTTTTATGAAGATGTTGGCTTAATTCCGGCGCTGGCTGTTTTTATTTTTGTTTTACTTTTCTACCGACTGCTTACATGGCTTTCTTCAAAATCAGAAAAGTTTGAAACATTTGTGGAAGGTAAACCGATTTATATAGTAGAATACGGCCAAATCTGTTTCAATAATTTTAAACGAGAGGATCTTTCTACCGAAGAGCTCTTTATGGAATTAAGAAATCAAAGTGTCAGCCATTTGGGGCAAGTTAAACTGGCAATTCTGGAACCCTCAGGTATTTTAAGTATATATTTCTACAAACCTGAAGAGGTTAAAACCGGTCTTTGCATTTTACCCAGAGAATATAGTAACAAACTAGAGAATATTACCGCCGCGGGAGAATACGGTTGCACATGCTGTGGATATATAGTTAGAACAGAGCCTGTTTCGAAACTTATGTGTCCAAATTGCAAAACCTACAAATGGGCAGTAACAAGTGATGAGCAACGATCACAATAA